From a single Pseudomonas sp. A34-9 genomic region:
- a CDS encoding YchJ family protein — MSTAICPCGSGNLLDACCGHYHDGHPAPCAEALMRSRYSAYVLGLIDYLVATTLPAQQAGLDRLSISQWSAQSTWLGLEVESSEVLGGQPEHAFVTFTARWHDDQGEHSHRERSSFVQNAGRWYFIDPTVQLSLGRNDSCPCASGQKFKKCCAGYFGA; from the coding sequence ATGAGTACAGCCATTTGCCCGTGCGGCAGCGGCAATCTGCTGGATGCCTGCTGCGGTCACTATCACGACGGCCATCCAGCGCCATGCGCCGAAGCGCTGATGCGTTCGCGCTACAGCGCCTATGTGCTGGGGTTGATCGATTACCTGGTGGCGACCACCCTGCCCGCTCAGCAAGCGGGACTGGATCGCCTGTCGATCAGTCAATGGAGCGCGCAAAGCACCTGGCTCGGCCTTGAGGTGGAAAGCTCGGAAGTCCTGGGCGGTCAGCCGGAACACGCCTTTGTCACCTTTACTGCGCGCTGGCACGACGATCAGGGCGAACACAGCCACCGCGAGCGCTCCTCGTTCGTGCAGAACGCCGGACGCTGGTACTTCATTGATCCGACGGTGCAATTGAGTCTGGGGCGCAATGACAGTTGCCCCTGCGCCAGCGGGCAGAAATTCAAGAAATGCTGTGCGGGGTATTTCGGCGCTTGA
- a CDS encoding OmpA family protein, with protein MTVFSRSVLPVLLLGSLLTGCATHSDGTAPLNQRTWPICSLLGGLVGGGLGAIESAGWAGGGAALGIVTGGLICYAQDGDEDGDGVFDRRDRCPDTPANTPVDHRGCPLPQYPIAEKVPEPAPQTEVITLSDAGNVLFDFDKSDLTPAAKAQLDTLMDKLRNADVVSIKVIGHTDSKGSDAYNQALSERRASSVAAYLLSQGLAPNKLTSEGRGESEPVADNATDEGRAQNRRVELHINR; from the coding sequence ATGACTGTATTCTCAAGGTCCGTCTTGCCGGTGCTACTGCTAGGCAGTTTGCTGACCGGATGCGCCACTCACAGCGATGGCACTGCCCCCCTCAATCAACGTACGTGGCCGATCTGCAGCCTTCTCGGAGGGCTGGTCGGTGGCGGTCTTGGCGCCATTGAAAGTGCTGGCTGGGCCGGTGGCGGCGCCGCGCTGGGGATCGTGACCGGCGGACTGATCTGTTATGCCCAGGACGGCGATGAAGACGGCGACGGCGTATTCGACCGCCGCGACCGTTGCCCGGACACCCCGGCAAATACCCCGGTCGACCACCGTGGTTGCCCGTTGCCGCAATACCCGATCGCGGAAAAAGTGCCGGAGCCCGCACCGCAAACTGAAGTCATCACCTTGAGCGATGCCGGCAACGTGCTGTTCGATTTCGACAAGTCCGATCTGACCCCGGCGGCGAAAGCCCAGCTCGATACGCTGATGGATAAACTGCGCAATGCCGACGTGGTGAGCATCAAGGTCATTGGCCACACCGACAGCAAAGGCTCGGATGCCTACAACCAGGCCTTGTCGGAACGACGTGCGAGCAGTGTCGCGGCGTATCTGCTGAGCCAGGGCCTGGCGCCAAACAAACTCACCAGTGAAGGGCGTGGCGAGAGTGAACCCGTGGCGGATAACGCGACCGACGAAGGGCGTGCGCAGAACCGTCGTGTGGAGTTACACATTAATCGTTAA
- a CDS encoding DUF1145 domain-containing protein has protein sequence MKVFWGLGRLLTLLFCCVVLANQLVPFVHPLHLLVNLAGGLLLLIHVLEVLLCNRSLKGRPHPWRDRGRILLFGIFHLQTIPAPAAPEASSHA, from the coding sequence ATGAAAGTGTTCTGGGGGCTGGGGCGTTTATTGACCCTGCTGTTCTGCTGCGTGGTGCTGGCCAATCAGTTGGTGCCGTTCGTTCATCCGCTGCATTTGCTGGTCAATCTGGCCGGCGGTCTGTTGTTGCTGATCCATGTCCTCGAAGTGCTGCTGTGCAATCGCAGCCTCAAAGGCCGTCCGCATCCTTGGCGTGACCGTGGCCGCATCCTGCTGTTCGGCATATTCCACCTGCAAACCATCCCGGCCCCGGCCGCTCCGGAGGCTTCTTCCCATGCGTAA
- a CDS encoding DUF2269 family protein produces MTPFSLVYPLHVLSALVWVGGMFFAWMVLRPAAVKALDGPARLTLWVEVFQGFFRWVWVAVILLPISGVGMLHLQQVGFETAPKYVQVMMGLYVVMTALFIRIQGLMLPELRTAVDAKDWPAGAAVLGRIRRVVGLNLIVGLVLVAIAAARP; encoded by the coding sequence ATGACACCTTTTAGCCTCGTTTACCCCCTGCATGTGCTGTCCGCTTTAGTCTGGGTTGGCGGCATGTTTTTCGCCTGGATGGTCCTGCGCCCGGCGGCTGTGAAGGCCCTCGACGGCCCGGCCCGACTGACCTTGTGGGTGGAAGTGTTTCAAGGTTTTTTTCGCTGGGTCTGGGTCGCGGTGATCCTGTTGCCGATCAGCGGCGTGGGAATGCTGCATTTGCAGCAGGTCGGTTTTGAGACCGCGCCCAAATATGTGCAGGTGATGATGGGGCTGTACGTGGTGATGACGGCGCTGTTTATCCGGATTCAGGGCTTGATGCTGCCGGAATTGCGTACGGCAGTGGACGCGAAGGACTGGCCGGCGGGTGCGGCGGTGCTGGGGCGGATTCGGCGGGTGGTGGGGCTTAATCTGATTGTCGGACTGGTGCTGGTGGCGATTGCGGCGGCAAGACCGTGA
- a CDS encoding collagen-like protein: protein MRKLCLLAAFISPLACAQVVSVETNSLMRLPNTTSTLQLERLDVADYGTLLIPANVTELTVGELRLGHEARIAIVPAEQALELKVARAELSEGSQITARGAPGTYEKAARAGRNLNLQFKALNAPQLLVDARGGTGAPGFVGLDGGNGEDPGCTYGAAGHGFDGSNGSDGQPGAPGALVRLEVPREFPTELIKVNVAGGNGGPAGVGGKAGKGGKSKGCLVYRADGGKNGKAGADGQPGPVGAAGAVTVQRL, encoded by the coding sequence ATGCGTAAACTTTGCTTGCTCGCTGCATTCATCAGCCCATTGGCCTGTGCCCAGGTTGTCAGCGTCGAAACCAATTCCCTGATGCGTTTGCCCAATACCACCAGCACCTTGCAACTCGAACGTCTTGATGTGGCCGATTACGGCACCTTGCTGATTCCCGCCAACGTGACCGAACTGACGGTGGGCGAATTGCGTCTTGGCCATGAAGCGCGCATTGCGATTGTTCCGGCTGAACAGGCGCTGGAACTGAAAGTGGCCCGCGCCGAACTCAGCGAAGGCAGCCAGATCACCGCGCGCGGGGCGCCGGGGACTTATGAGAAAGCCGCCCGTGCAGGGCGCAATCTTAATCTGCAATTCAAGGCACTGAATGCGCCGCAACTGTTGGTCGATGCCCGTGGCGGCACCGGTGCGCCGGGTTTTGTCGGCCTCGATGGCGGGAATGGAGAAGACCCGGGCTGCACCTATGGCGCGGCCGGCCACGGTTTTGATGGCAGTAACGGCAGCGACGGCCAACCGGGCGCACCGGGGGCGCTGGTACGTCTTGAAGTGCCGCGCGAGTTTCCCACGGAGCTGATCAAGGTCAATGTGGCTGGCGGCAACGGTGGCCCGGCGGGTGTTGGCGGTAAAGCAGGGAAGGGCGGCAAGTCCAAGGGCTGCCTGGTGTATCGCGCCGATGGTGGCAAGAACGGCAAGGCAGGGGCGGATGGTCAGCCTGGGCCGGTGGGGGCGGCGGGTGCTGTGACTGTGCAGCGCTTGTAA
- the dinG gene encoding ATP-dependent DNA helicase DinG, translating into MISTELKTTIQGAYSRFLEAKSLKPRYGQRLMIAEIAKVLGDIDTDDEGRRSGDPAIVAVEAGTGTGKTVAYSLAAIPTAKLAGKRLVIATATVALQEQIVYKDLPDLMRNSGLNFSFALAKGRGRYMCLSKLDMLLQEGHAQTATAQLFEEEGFKIEVDEASQKLFTSMIEKLAGNKWDGDRDSWPNALEDADWARLTTDHSQCTNRHCPNFGQCAFYKAREGMGKVDVIVTNHDMVLADLALGGGAVLPDPRDTIYVFDEGHHLPDKAIGHFAHYTRLRSTADWLETTAKNLTKLLAQHPLPGDLGKLIEQVPELAREIKAQQQFMFSACEQVADFKPGEDVEGRERPRHRFVAGVIPEHMREMGIELKKGFSRLNDLFTRLTDLLKEGMDGEVNIGIASNQAEEWYPLFGSLLSRASGNWELWTAFTAEDPEDSPPMARWLTLAESGSLFDIEVNASPILAAETLRRSLWNVAYGCLVTSATLTALGTFDRFRMRAGLPKKAVTAVVPSPFHHADAGVLRVPDLKADPRDAAAHTAAIIRELPDLVEGSRGTLVLFSSRKQMQDVFDGLDRDWRKQVFIQGNLSKQETLNKHKARVDGGDSSVLFGLASFAEGVDLPGAYCEHVVIAKIPFSVPDDPVEAALSEWIEARGGNPFMEISVPDASLKLVQACGRLLRTEEDRGTITLLDRRLVTQRYGKAILNALPPFRREIS; encoded by the coding sequence ATGATCAGCACTGAACTCAAAACCACGATCCAGGGCGCCTACTCGCGTTTTCTAGAGGCCAAGAGCCTCAAGCCGCGTTACGGTCAGCGCCTGATGATCGCTGAAATCGCCAAAGTCCTCGGGGATATCGACACCGACGACGAAGGCCGGCGCAGTGGCGACCCCGCGATTGTCGCGGTGGAAGCCGGCACCGGTACCGGCAAGACAGTGGCCTACAGCCTGGCCGCGATCCCGACCGCGAAACTCGCCGGCAAACGCCTGGTGATCGCCACCGCGACCGTGGCCCTGCAGGAGCAGATCGTCTACAAGGATTTGCCCGACCTGATGCGCAACAGCGGGCTGAACTTCAGCTTTGCCCTGGCCAAGGGCCGTGGCCGCTACATGTGCCTGTCCAAGCTCGACATGCTTTTGCAGGAAGGCCACGCGCAAACCGCCACTGCCCAGCTGTTCGAAGAAGAAGGTTTCAAGATCGAGGTCGATGAGGCCAGTCAGAAGCTGTTTACCAGCATGATCGAGAAACTTGCCGGCAATAAATGGGACGGCGACCGCGACAGCTGGCCGAATGCGCTGGAAGACGCCGACTGGGCGCGCCTGACCACCGATCACAGCCAGTGCACCAACCGTCATTGCCCGAACTTCGGCCAGTGCGCCTTCTACAAGGCCCGCGAAGGCATGGGCAAGGTTGACGTGATCGTCACCAACCACGACATGGTCCTGGCTGACCTGGCTTTGGGCGGCGGTGCGGTGTTACCCGATCCGCGCGACACCATTTACGTGTTCGACGAAGGCCACCACCTGCCGGACAAGGCCATCGGCCACTTCGCCCACTACACGCGCCTGCGCTCCACCGCCGACTGGCTGGAAACCACCGCGAAGAACCTGACCAAATTGCTGGCCCAGCATCCGCTGCCGGGCGATCTTGGCAAGTTGATCGAACAAGTGCCGGAGCTGGCGCGCGAAATCAAGGCACAGCAGCAGTTCATGTTCAGCGCCTGCGAGCAGGTCGCCGATTTCAAACCCGGCGAAGACGTCGAGGGCCGTGAGCGGCCGCGCCATCGTTTCGTCGCCGGGGTCATTCCCGAGCACATGCGCGAAATGGGCATCGAGCTGAAAAAAGGCTTCTCGCGTTTGAACGATCTGTTCACGCGCCTGACCGACCTGCTCAAGGAAGGCATGGACGGCGAGGTCAATATCGGCATCGCCAGCAATCAGGCCGAAGAATGGTATCCATTGTTCGGCAGCCTGTTGTCCCGTGCTTCGGGCAACTGGGAACTGTGGACCGCGTTCACCGCCGAAGACCCGGAAGATAGCCCGCCGATGGCGCGCTGGCTGACCCTCGCCGAAAGCGGCTCGCTGTTTGACATCGAGGTTAACGCCAGCCCGATTCTGGCGGCGGAAACCTTGCGCCGCAGCCTGTGGAACGTGGCCTACGGCTGTCTGGTAACCTCGGCAACCCTCACAGCGTTGGGCACTTTCGACCGTTTCCGCATGCGCGCCGGTTTGCCGAAAAAAGCCGTCACCGCCGTAGTGCCGAGCCCGTTCCATCACGCCGACGCCGGTGTGTTGCGCGTGCCGGATCTGAAGGCCGATCCGCGCGATGCCGCGGCACACACGGCAGCGATCATCCGTGAGTTGCCGGATCTGGTCGAAGGTTCGCGCGGCACCCTGGTGCTGTTTTCCTCGCGCAAACAGATGCAGGACGTGTTCGACGGCCTCGACCGCGACTGGCGCAAGCAGGTGTTCATTCAAGGCAATCTGTCGAAGCAGGAAACCTTGAATAAACACAAGGCGCGGGTCGATGGCGGCGATTCCAGCGTGCTGTTCGGTCTCGCCAGTTTTGCCGAAGGGGTGGACTTGCCGGGGGCCTACTGCGAGCACGTGGTCATTGCCAAGATCCCGTTCTCGGTACCGGATGATCCGGTTGAAGCGGCGTTGTCGGAGTGGATCGAAGCCCGTGGCGGTAATCCGTTCATGGAAATCTCCGTACCCGATGCTTCGCTGAAACTGGTACAGGCCTGCGGACGCTTGCTGCGCACCGAAGAAGACCGCGGCACCATCACTTTGCTCGATCGGCGGCTGGTCACCCAGCGCTACGGCAAGGCGATCCTCAATGCGTTGCCACCTTTCCGTCGTGAAATATCCTGA
- a CDS encoding DUF6231 family protein, whose protein sequence is MNVAISSRTPQQALAALLDRYAPARLLLIGASEFPALSAFKQAHPDTAVAHAAPGALPAELAAQRFDLALVVDCLEHLPKRDGLNLLGGIRNLNASRIAVLADLSASGWQETDFYSLALQASERFQRDDQVLTLFTYDLLDYKQVPDWLNSRFWANPENFGKYWW, encoded by the coding sequence ATGAACGTCGCCATTTCTTCCCGCACGCCGCAACAGGCGTTGGCCGCTTTGCTGGATCGCTATGCCCCGGCGCGTCTGCTGCTGATTGGCGCCAGTGAGTTTCCGGCCTTGAGCGCTTTTAAACAGGCGCATCCAGACACCGCCGTGGCCCATGCCGCGCCGGGCGCATTGCCTGCCGAACTGGCGGCTCAGCGTTTCGATCTGGCGCTGGTGGTCGACTGTCTGGAACATTTGCCCAAACGCGATGGCCTGAACCTGTTGGGCGGGATTCGCAATCTCAACGCCAGCCGCATCGCCGTGCTGGCAGATCTGTCGGCCAGCGGCTGGCAGGAAACCGACTTCTATTCGCTGGCACTGCAGGCCAGTGAACGCTTTCAACGCGACGATCAAGTGCTGACCCTGTTCACCTACGATCTGCTTGACTATAAACAAGTCCCCGACTGGCTCAATTCGCGGTTCTGGGCCAATCCGGAAAACTTCGGGAAATACTGGTGGTAA
- a CDS encoding OmpA family protein, giving the protein MSIVRTALPLILLTSVLTGCAGLQKTDWPTCAAVGGVVGAGLGATESSAWAGYGALLVGGTAAAYCWVHGDGDEDGDGVPDSRDKCPHTPKGVQVDADGCPPPAPAPVVEEAVVVKEETIVIRDVHFQFDKATLTGPDKQVLDKVATRLKQESSTAQLTVTGHTDSVGSDAYNKKLSDRRAHSVVEYLIQQGVPRASFVSVSGLGESQPVADNKTADGRAQNRRTEIKIQR; this is encoded by the coding sequence ATGAGCATAGTTCGGACAGCATTACCTTTGATTCTGCTAACCAGTGTGTTGACTGGTTGCGCAGGTTTACAGAAAACCGACTGGCCGACCTGTGCGGCGGTCGGTGGTGTTGTCGGTGCCGGTCTCGGCGCGACCGAAAGTTCGGCGTGGGCCGGCTACGGTGCGTTGCTGGTCGGCGGCACGGCAGCGGCCTATTGCTGGGTTCACGGTGATGGCGACGAAGACGGCGACGGTGTGCCGGACAGTCGCGACAAGTGCCCGCACACGCCTAAAGGCGTGCAGGTCGACGCTGACGGTTGCCCTCCACCCGCGCCTGCACCCGTGGTCGAAGAAGCTGTAGTGGTCAAGGAAGAAACCATTGTTATCCGTGATGTTCACTTCCAGTTCGACAAAGCCACATTGACCGGCCCTGACAAGCAAGTGCTCGACAAGGTCGCCACCCGCCTGAAACAGGAATCCTCGACAGCGCAGCTGACCGTGACCGGTCATACCGACAGCGTGGGCAGCGATGCCTACAACAAAAAACTGTCGGATCGTCGTGCGCACTCGGTGGTGGAATACCTGATCCAGCAGGGTGTGCCGCGCGCCAGCTTCGTTTCGGTGTCCGGTCTGGGTGAAAGCCAGCCAGTGGCCGACAACAAAACCGCTGACGGTCGCGCGCAAAACCGTCGTACCGAAATCAAAATCCAGCGTTAA
- a CDS encoding SEC-C metal-binding domain-containing protein, with the protein MTQQPHVHGPDCNHDHDHHHEHDHGHVHGPNCGHAHQEPVRNALKDVGRNDPCPCGNGKKFKKCHGA; encoded by the coding sequence ATGACCCAGCAACCTCATGTCCATGGCCCTGACTGCAACCACGATCACGACCATCATCACGAGCATGACCACGGCCACGTTCACGGCCCGAACTGCGGCCACGCCCACCAGGAACCGGTGCGCAACGCCCTGAAAGACGTCGGCCGCAACGACCCTTGCCCATGCGGCAACGGCAAGAAATTCAAGAAGTGCCACGGCGCTTGA
- a CDS encoding beta-galactosidase, producing the protein MIRRSLPAVFALIFATPLFAAPAGQQTLFNFVRPADVVKIATENADLPQANAEQTPEGEVLRRVTFNPVARPTLRLTPQTGAWDWSQSGMMSLRLQSAMDWAVTVYVQIQSNDGRTLVSRVDLPAGPAQTLLVPLVASTPLSQGMKAGPPMPMTVDGQRILLASSSGEIDRSQVVSVSLSMDQPKVAQSLLLERFGVQDGDSVTQAVYGNLVDAYGQSTRSKWPEKISNDEQLKSAAAKEQQQLKTWLAEREKSSLDKFGGWNKGPAFKASGFFRTEKRDGRWYLVTPEGHPFYSLGVNTVSPQVNQTYVAGREYMFESLPKPGEPLARHFGEGDNRGGNGVDQGRGYGNGRWYDFYAANLQRLYGEPCKADSDSKSGVAEAAKSAAAETAAVQAAEPVAVPAQPKSGVAEAAKTETVQTTTEKAAEPCKATVDEQQWAGHTLDRLQAWGFNTVGNWSADSLSDAERVPYTLPLSIVGDYTSISTGSDWWGGMPDPFDPRFAMATERAVAIAARDHRDDPWLIGYYADNELAWAGPGDDAKSRYALAYGTLKMTTDVPAKRAFLKQLRDKYRNQAGLSKAWGIDLPAWELMEDPGFVPPLPSPEHPEIEADFKYFQKVFADTYFKTISDSLKWHAPNQLLLGGRFAISTPEAVASCAQYCDVLSFNMYTLKPQDGYDFAALGALDKPVLITEFNFGSADRGPFWGGVTQVAKEEDRGPAYANFLKQALSEPSIVGVHWFQYLDQPVTGRLLDGENGHFGLVGVTDLPYQGFVESVRKSNLQAIDQLGKEAEKAAAAAGHEAEGGRKGEAGKGPGAGHAGGHSGNGH; encoded by the coding sequence ATGATCCGCCGTTCGTTGCCTGCCGTATTCGCCTTGATCTTCGCCACGCCGCTGTTCGCGGCGCCTGCGGGTCAGCAGACCCTGTTCAACTTTGTTCGTCCTGCCGACGTGGTGAAAATCGCCACTGAAAACGCGGATCTGCCGCAAGCCAATGCCGAGCAAACGCCAGAGGGCGAAGTGCTGCGCCGGGTGACGTTCAATCCGGTGGCCCGCCCGACCTTGCGCCTGACGCCGCAGACCGGCGCGTGGGACTGGTCGCAATCAGGCATGATGAGCCTGCGGTTGCAGAGCGCAATGGACTGGGCGGTGACGGTCTACGTGCAGATTCAGAGCAACGACGGGCGTACCCTGGTCAGCCGCGTCGACTTGCCGGCCGGGCCTGCGCAAACCCTGTTGGTACCGCTGGTCGCGTCGACGCCGCTGAGTCAGGGCATGAAAGCCGGGCCGCCGATGCCGATGACGGTCGATGGTCAGCGAATTTTGCTGGCCAGCAGTAGCGGCGAGATTGATCGCAGCCAAGTGGTCTCGGTGAGCCTGTCGATGGATCAGCCGAAAGTCGCCCAGAGCTTGCTGCTCGAGCGCTTCGGCGTGCAGGACGGCGACTCGGTCACCCAGGCCGTTTACGGCAATCTGGTCGACGCGTACGGGCAGTCGACCCGCAGCAAATGGCCGGAAAAAATCAGCAATGACGAACAACTGAAATCCGCCGCCGCCAAGGAACAGCAACAGCTGAAAACCTGGCTGGCCGAGCGAGAGAAGTCCTCGCTGGACAAGTTCGGTGGCTGGAACAAAGGCCCGGCGTTCAAGGCCAGCGGGTTCTTCCGCACCGAAAAACGTGATGGCCGCTGGTATCTGGTCACGCCTGAGGGGCATCCGTTTTACTCGCTGGGCGTGAACACCGTCAGCCCGCAGGTCAACCAGACCTACGTGGCCGGTCGCGAGTACATGTTTGAATCCCTGCCTAAGCCTGGTGAACCCTTGGCCAGACACTTTGGCGAAGGCGACAACCGTGGTGGCAACGGAGTTGATCAGGGCCGGGGTTACGGCAACGGGCGCTGGTATGACTTTTACGCTGCCAACCTGCAACGCCTGTACGGTGAACCGTGCAAGGCGGACAGTGACAGCAAGTCCGGGGTAGCAGAAGCGGCCAAGTCCGCAGCCGCTGAAACTGCCGCGGTGCAAGCCGCAGAGCCTGTTGCCGTGCCTGCGCAGCCGAAGTCCGGCGTTGCCGAAGCCGCCAAGACTGAAACTGTACAAACAACGACAGAAAAAGCTGCCGAGCCGTGCAAGGCCACTGTCGATGAGCAGCAGTGGGCCGGCCACACGCTCGATCGCCTGCAAGCCTGGGGCTTCAACACGGTTGGCAACTGGAGTGCCGATTCGCTAAGTGATGCCGAACGTGTGCCCTATACCTTGCCGCTGTCGATCGTCGGTGACTACACCAGCATCAGCACCGGCAGCGACTGGTGGGGTGGCATGCCGGATCCGTTCGATCCGCGTTTCGCCATGGCCACCGAGCGCGCCGTGGCCATCGCTGCCCGCGATCACCGCGACGATCCGTGGCTGATCGGCTACTACGCCGACAATGAACTGGCGTGGGCCGGTCCCGGTGACGATGCGAAATCCCGTTACGCGCTGGCCTATGGCACGTTGAAAATGACCACCGACGTGCCGGCCAAACGTGCATTCCTCAAGCAGCTGCGCGACAAGTACCGCAATCAGGCGGGGCTGTCGAAGGCATGGGGCATCGATCTGCCGGCGTGGGAATTGATGGAAGACCCGGGTTTCGTGCCGCCGCTGCCGAGTCCTGAGCACCCGGAAATCGAAGCGGACTTCAAATATTTCCAGAAAGTCTTCGCCGACACTTACTTCAAAACCATTTCCGACTCGCTGAAATGGCACGCGCCCAACCAGTTGCTGCTCGGCGGCCGTTTCGCCATCAGCACCCCGGAAGCTGTGGCCTCCTGCGCGCAGTACTGCGACGTGCTGAGCTTCAACATGTACACGCTCAAACCGCAAGATGGTTACGACTTTGCCGCGTTGGGCGCTTTGGACAAACCGGTATTGATTACCGAATTCAACTTTGGTTCAGCGGATCGCGGCCCGTTCTGGGGCGGCGTCACGCAAGTGGCCAAGGAAGAAGATCGCGGCCCGGCTTACGCCAACTTCCTCAAGCAGGCCTTGAGCGAGCCGTCGATTGTCGGCGTGCATTGGTTCCAGTATCTCGATCAACCAGTGACCGGGCGCTTGCTTGATGGTGAAAATGGCCATTTCGGTCTGGTCGGGGTGACGGATCTGCCGTATCAGGGCTTTGTCGAGTCGGTGCGCAAGAGCAATTTGCAGGCGATTGATCAGCTCGGCAAAGAGGCTGAGAAAGCAGCCGCTGCGGCGGGGCACGAGGCTGAAGGCGGGCGCAAGGGCGAGGCCGGCAAAGGGCCTGGGGCAGGGCATGCCGGTGGACACTCGGGGAATGGTCATTAA
- a CDS encoding serine hydrolase domain-containing protein, which yields MQIQGHYELQFEAVREAFAALFDDPQERGAALCIKVGGETVVDLWSGTADKDGAEAWHSDTIANLFSCTKTFTAVTALQLVAEGKLQLDVPVARYWPEFAAAGKESVTLRQLLCHQAGLPALRELLAPEALYEWQTMVDALAAEAPWWTPGTGHGYAAITYGWLIGELLRRADGRGPGESIVARVAKPLGLDFHVGLADEEFHRVAHIARGKGNAGDAAAQRLLQVTMREPTAMTTRAFTNPPSVLTSTNKPEWRRMQQPAANGHGNARSLAGFYAGLLDGSLLESDMLEELTREHSLGEDKTLLTRTRFGLGCMLDQPDVPNATYGLGPRAFGHPGAGGSIGFADPEHDVAFGFVTNTLGPYVLMDPRAQKLARVLATCL from the coding sequence GTGCAGATTCAGGGACATTACGAGCTTCAATTCGAAGCGGTGCGCGAAGCCTTTGCCGCACTGTTCGACGATCCCCAGGAACGCGGCGCAGCCCTGTGCATCAAGGTCGGCGGAGAAACCGTTGTCGACCTTTGGTCCGGCACCGCCGACAAGGATGGCGCCGAAGCCTGGCACAGCGACACCATCGCCAACCTGTTCTCCTGCACCAAAACCTTTACCGCCGTCACCGCCCTGCAACTGGTTGCCGAAGGCAAGTTGCAACTGGATGTTCCGGTCGCCCGCTACTGGCCGGAATTCGCCGCTGCCGGCAAAGAATCCGTGACCCTGCGCCAATTGCTTTGTCATCAGGCCGGTTTGCCGGCGCTGCGCGAGCTACTGGCGCCGGAAGCCCTCTACGAATGGCAAACCATGGTCGATGCCCTTGCGGCCGAAGCGCCATGGTGGACGCCGGGCACTGGTCATGGTTATGCCGCGATCACTTATGGCTGGCTGATCGGCGAGTTACTTCGCCGCGCTGACGGTCGTGGGCCGGGCGAATCGATCGTTGCTCGGGTGGCCAAGCCGTTGGGGCTGGATTTCCATGTCGGTCTGGCTGACGAAGAATTCCACCGCGTGGCGCACATTGCCCGCGGCAAAGGCAATGCCGGCGACGCTGCCGCGCAACGCCTGCTGCAAGTGACCATGCGCGAACCGACCGCGATGACCACCCGGGCTTTCACCAATCCGCCGTCGGTGCTCACCAGCACCAACAAACCGGAATGGCGCCGCATGCAGCAACCGGCGGCCAATGGTCACGGCAATGCGCGCAGCCTGGCCGGTTTTTATGCCGGTCTGCTCGACGGCAGCCTCCTCGAAAGCGACATGCTCGAAGAGCTGACCCGCGAACACAGCCTCGGTGAAGACAAGACTTTGTTGACCCGGACCCGTTTCGGTCTGGGCTGCATGCTTGATCAACCGGATGTGCCCAACGCCACTTACGGTCTCGGCCCTCGTGCATTCGGTCATCCGGGTGCGGGTGGTTCCATCGGTTTCGCTGATCCTGAGCATGATGTCGCTTTCGGTTTTGTGACAAATACCCTTGGGCCGTACGTCTTGATGGATCCGCGCGCGCAGAAGCTCGCGCGGGTGCTTGCCACTTGTCTGTAA
- a CDS encoding LEA type 2 family protein: MFAQRRALQSLTLFLFLGLSGCASWFSDDSVDPAVHLVKVEVVRAKLLEQKFILHFRIDNPNDSDLTVRGLEYRIHLADMLLADGEYERWITVGPKRSGIYKVPIRTNLWPQVKEVVKMLKSPNQQIPYRLQGEMETGLFIAHYVHLERNGVIIPADLIPEQHR, from the coding sequence ATGTTTGCTCAACGACGCGCACTGCAATCGCTCACCCTTTTCCTGTTTCTCGGGCTCAGCGGCTGCGCCTCATGGTTCAGCGATGACAGCGTCGACCCGGCCGTGCATCTGGTGAAAGTCGAAGTGGTGCGCGCCAAGCTGCTCGAGCAGAAATTCATCCTGCACTTTCGCATCGACAACCCCAACGACAGCGACCTGACCGTGCGCGGCCTCGAATACCGCATTCATCTGGCCGACATGCTGCTGGCCGATGGCGAATATGAACGCTGGATCACGGTAGGGCCAAAACGCAGCGGGATTTACAAAGTGCCGATCCGCACCAACCTGTGGCCGCAGGTCAAAGAGGTGGTGAAAATGCTGAAAAGTCCCAACCAGCAGATTCCTTATCGACTGCAGGGCGAAATGGAAACCGGTTTATTCATCGCCCACTACGTGCACCTTGAGCGCAATGGCGTGATAATCCCCGCCGATTTAATTCCGGAGCAACACCGATGA